The Thunnus thynnus chromosome 2, fThuThy2.1, whole genome shotgun sequence genome includes a region encoding these proteins:
- the inpp5l gene encoding inositol polyphosphate-5-phosphatase A → MQTYADVLLVTANVGSLFDNVGEIQSEWLQELYKTIHSYKPQFIALHFQEVGGKDYMVNMGHAEKFFWSIESSEEMKDFDRVCIYVDNQFQAEDSFTALGSIYFIHKTLKNICQYDFNVKDFKAVSGKNKYVGSLNGVTTVEKEKFPKNFWPDFKWSRKGFMRTRWIIHNQGLDLVNVHLFHDASNLIACNSSPSIYSANRKNALRYVINRISDNRYTPLPFFLFGDFNFRLDTLSLVQHLSTAADVQTVKKDSSNEVEKIICEEKDNDHQVLLQIEEKIFAYVHQAVFREDNGKALLKYDKEVTAFHDVIREEEIKFPPSYPYSEEYTKPTQYMNTRCPAWCDRILMSHTAQEFIHNSDDDEKSIVYNNVGPNVCMGDHKPVFLFFALKTNGH, encoded by the exons atgcaaacatacgCTGATGTGCTGCTTGTCACCGCAAATGTCGGGTCACTCTTTGACAAT GTGGGTGAGATTCAGAGTGAATGGCTACAAGAACTGTATAAG ACTATCCACAGCTACAAGCCGCAGTTCATCGCCCTGCACTTCCAGGAGGTTGGAGGGAAGGACTACATGGTCAACATGGGCCACGCAGAAAAATTCTTCTG GAGCATTGAGTCCAGTGAGGAAATGAAAGACTTTGACCGGGTCTGTATCTATGTGGACAACCAGTTCCAAGCAGAAGACAGCTTCACA GCTTTGGGGAGCATATACTTCATCCACAAGACACTGAAAAACATCTGCCAGTATGATTTCAATG TTAAGGATTTTAAAGCAGTGTCGGGGAAGAACAAGTATGTGGGCTCTCTGAACGGGGTCAccacagtggaaaaagaaaaattcccAAAGAATTTCTGGCCTGAT TTCAAGTGGTCCAGAAAGGGCTTCATGAGGACTCGCTGGATCATACACAAcca AGGACTGGACCTGGTCAATGTCCATCTGTTCCATGATGCCTCCAACCTCATTGCCTGCAACTCCAGTCCTTCCATTTACTCAGCCAACCGCAAAAACGCTCTCAGATATGTCATCAACAG GATATCAGACAATCGCTACACTCCTTTGCCTTTCTTCCTGTTTGGAGACTTCAACTTCCGTTTGGACACACTAAGTCTGGTCCAG CATCTGTCCACAGCGGCAGATGTGCAGACAGTGAAGAAGGACAGCAGTAACGAAGTGGAGAAAATCATCTGCGAGGAAAAAGACAATGACCACCAG GTGCTTCTGCAAATTGAGGAGAAGATCTTTGCCTACGTGCACCAGGCAGTATTCAGGGAGGACAACGGCAAAGCA CTTTTGAAATATGATAAAGAAGTCACAGCCTTTCATGATGTTATTAGAGAAGAGGAAATCAAGTTTCCACCCAG CTACCCTTACAGTGAAGAGTACACTAAGCCAACCCAGTACATGAACACTCGCTGTCCTGCCTGGTGTGATCGTATTCTTATGTCACACACTGCCCAAGAATTCATCCACAAT agtgatgatgatgagaagagCATTGTTTACAACAATGTGGGTCCAAATGTCTGTATGGGAGATCATAAG CCGGTTTTCTTGTTCTTCGCGCTGAAGACAAACGGCCATTGA